Proteins from one Candidatus Eisenbacteria bacterium genomic window:
- a CDS encoding phosphoenolpyruvate carboxykinase domain-containing protein, with translation DIAWMRVGADGRLWAINPEAGYFGVAPGTSPKSNPTAMRLISRDTIFTNVAMTKDGDVWWEGLTDEPPPDLIDWQGRPYDPKGGEKAAHPNSRFTAPAANNPSLSRHINDPEGVPISAIIFGGRRATTVPLVLQSFNWVHGVYLGATMGSETTAAAAGQVGVVRRDPMAMLPFCGYNMGDYFEHWLEMRARIPHPPKIFMVNWFRRGADGRFLWPGYGENMRVLRWIVDRALGRVGGSETPVGWVPREGDLDLSGMNIDSDDFREATAVSVNEWKEEIRMQGEFFRTLKPYMPKALELQRELLEAALEYGAPPTNGSDTAA, from the coding sequence GACATCGCGTGGATGCGCGTGGGCGCGGACGGAAGGCTCTGGGCGATCAACCCCGAGGCGGGCTACTTCGGCGTCGCGCCGGGCACGAGCCCGAAGTCGAACCCGACCGCCATGCGGCTCATCTCGCGTGACACGATCTTCACGAACGTCGCGATGACGAAGGACGGGGACGTCTGGTGGGAAGGGCTCACCGACGAGCCGCCCCCCGATCTCATCGACTGGCAGGGACGTCCCTACGATCCCAAGGGCGGGGAGAAGGCGGCGCATCCCAACAGCCGTTTCACCGCGCCCGCCGCCAACAACCCCTCGCTCTCGCGCCACATCAACGATCCCGAGGGAGTCCCGATCTCCGCCATCATCTTCGGCGGCCGCCGCGCCACCACCGTGCCGCTCGTGCTCCAGTCCTTCAACTGGGTCCACGGCGTCTACCTGGGCGCGACGATGGGATCGGAGACGACCGCGGCCGCCGCCGGACAGGTCGGCGTGGTGCGCCGCGACCCCATGGCGATGCTCCCCTTCTGCGGCTACAACATGGGCGACTACTTCGAGCACTGGCTCGAGATGCGCGCCCGGATCCCCCACCCGCCCAAGATCTTCATGGTGAACTGGTTCCGCCGCGGCGCGGACGGCCGGTTCCTGTGGCCGGGCTACGGCGAGAACATGCGGGTGCTCCGGTGGATCGTCGATCGCGCGCTCGGCCGCGTGGGCGGGAGCGAGACGCCGGTCGGCTGGGTTCCGCGCGAGGGGGACCTCGATCTCTCCGGCATGAACATCGACAGCGACGATTTCCGCGAAGCCACCGCCGTGAGCGTGAACGAGTGGAAGGAAGAGATCCGGATGCAAGGCGAGTTCTTCCGCACACTTAAGCCCTACATGCCGAAGGCGCTCGAGCTCCAGCGCGAGCTGCTCGAAGCCGCGCTCGAGTACGGAGCACCGCCGACGAATGGATCCGATACGGCGGCCTGA